From a region of the Gossypium raimondii isolate GPD5lz chromosome 10, ASM2569854v1, whole genome shotgun sequence genome:
- the LOC105777626 gene encoding uncharacterized protein LOC105777626, protein METQVKYMWVVVFVVSMSIAGLNGVDATHDYYGPCGKHDIEKEAQKLSPCTYAAKYRRAPVSERCCAIIEKKLNNPDCLCAILQTRTAYDAGVRPEVAVTIPKRCNIAVRPVGHKCGGFPFV, encoded by the exons ATGGAAACTCAAGTGAAGTACATGTGGGTTGTGGTGTTTGTTGTGAGTATGAGCATTGCAGGGCTCAACGGAGTGGATGCAACTCATGATTACTATGGTCCCTGTGGGAAACATGACATCGAGAAGGAGGCTCAGAAGCTGTCCCCATGTACATACGCAGCCAAATACCGGAGAGCTCCTGTTTCCGAGCGTTGCTGCGCTATAATAGAGAAAAAGCTCAACAATCCAGACTGCCTCTGCGCTATTCTGCAAACTCGTACCGCATACGATGCCGGGGTGAGGCCAGAAGTTGCCGTTACCATTCCAAAACGCTGCAACATTGCTGTTCGTCCGGTCGGTCACAAGTGCGGAG GTTTCCCATTTGTTTAA